The sequence below is a genomic window from Candidatus Omnitrophota bacterium.
TATTCAAAAACCTGCAGGAACGCCTTGTTCCCGGATATCTTAATGACCTCCGATTTCAGCCGCCTGTCCTGGCTCAGCACGTAAGCCACCTCGTTCTGGATGATATTATCCTCGAACTCTACGGTGATCATATTCCCATTGATAGCGACGATCTTACCCGATTGCTTGCTCATAATCTACCTCGCATAATTCGTAAAAATATCTTTCGCCTTTGTCCCTGTCGAAAGAGGCCAGCCTCTGGAGTATCTGAAGCTGGAGATAGTATATTACCAGACTGTTGATATCATAAAAGAACCCGGCGGCCTTCTCCTCCAGAAAGCGCCACCTTAACCTCTCGAACTCCTTTTCCATTAGAAGGGGATTCTCTTGCTCGGTAATGCTCTTAAGAGCGTTTTCGGCACGGAACTGCTCTCCGCTCTTGCGCGCTTTCCTGAAAAGCGCGAGGCTTTTCCTGAGCCGGCGGTCAAAAGAAAGCCATTCCGAGAGCACGGTTCCGCCTCCGGCACTTTCTCCGCCTCCGGAGATGTCCGCACTTTTTACCGTACGCATTTCCTCGTCGCTCAGCCATTTCCGGCATTCTTCCAGGAACGATGCGCTTGAAACAGGCGGCTCGTCTTCGAAGATGAGGTACGGCAACGATGCCACCAGATAGTAATGTTTATTCCGCATTCTCTTCATCCGGGGTCAGGATCTCGGAGATCCTTGGGTTAAGATAGGCCTTGAAGGCTTCGGCGACGGCTTCATCGCTAAAGTCATAATAAGCGCTCCCTCCCTTCTCGCCTATACGGAAACCGTGCTCGACCTTTTCCGACGCCTTTATCACAAGACCCGTTTTCATCCGCTCTTGAAGCTCCTTAAGGAGAACCTGCTCCAGCTCGCGTTTATCCCCCTCACTAAGCAGTACCTCCACGTCGAAATTCCTGTCTTTTGTGATGCTTTCGGCAAGCTTGATCACCATTTTCTTGACGGTATCTGCGTTAAGCTGTTCCGAGACCGATCGCTTCATCACCGCATCGAACAGACTAACAATGCTCTGCCTCAGACCGAGCACCGCGTCGCGCGAAGCCTGCCTGAGGGCCGCCTTGCCGTTATTTAGCAGCTTCTCTGTCTCCTGTTCGGCTTTTTTT
It includes:
- a CDS encoding V-type ATP synthase subunit E; this translates as MEMELKSIIEKIKEEGVGEAEKKAADIIAQAEQKAGSIITSAQDDKKRMIKKAEQETEKLLNNGKAALRQASRDAVLGLRQSIVSLFDAVMKRSVSEQLNADTVKKMVIKLAESITKDRNFDVEVLLSEGDKRELEQVLLKELQERMKTGLVIKASEKVEHGFRIGEKGGSAYYDFSDEAVAEAFKAYLNPRISEILTPDEENAE
- a CDS encoding DUF2764 family protein is translated as MKRMRNKHYYLVASLPYLIFEDEPPVSSASFLEECRKWLSDEEMRTVKSADISGGGESAGGGTVLSEWLSFDRRLRKSLALFRKARKSGEQFRAENALKSITEQENPLLMEKEFERLRWRFLEEKAAGFFYDINSLVIYYLQLQILQRLASFDRDKGERYFYELCEVDYEQAIG